Proteins co-encoded in one Parus major isolate Abel chromosome 17, Parus_major1.1, whole genome shotgun sequence genomic window:
- the GAPVD1 gene encoding GTPase-activating protein and VPS9 domain-containing protein 1 isoform X5: MVKLDIHTLAHHLKQERLYVTSEKQLIQRLNADVLKTAERLYRTAWISKQQRINLDRLIITSAEASPAECCQHAKILEDTQFVDGYKQLGFQETAYGEFLNRLRENPRLIASCLVAGEKLNQDNTQSVIHTVFTSIYGNCIMQEDESYLLQVLRYLIEFELKESDNPRRLLRRGTCAFSILFKLFSEGLFSAKLFLTATLHEPIMQLLVEDEDHLETDANKLIERFSPAQQEKLFGEKGTEKFKQRVQEMVDSNEAKLVTLVNKFIGYLKQNTYCFPHSLRWIVSQMYKTLSCVDRLEVGEVRAMCTDLLLACFICPAIVNPEQYGIISDAPINEVARFNLMQVGRLLQQLAMTGSEEGDPRTKSNLAKFDKSCVAAFLDVVIDGRAVETPPMSAVNLLEGLSRTVVYMTYSQLTALVGFMRNVMSSDQLKEDRMALENLLANLPQNKQGKSSSLEMTPYNTPQLSPATTPANKKNRLPIATRSRSRSNMVMDQHGDHEGSSQETIPEVQPEEVLVISLGTGPQITPGMMSENEVLNMQLADGGQGDVPIDENKLHGPSNRSNSVSSLDLEGESVSELGAGPSGSNGVEALQLLEHEQATTQDNLDDKLRKFEIRDMMGLTDDRDISETVSETWSTDVLGSDFDPNIDEDRLQEIAGAAAENMLGSLLCLPGSGSVLLDPCTGSTISETTSEAWSVEVLPSDSEAPDLKQEERLQELESCSGLGSTSDDTDVREVSSRPSTPGLSVVSGISATSEDIPNKIEDLRSECSSDFGGKDSVTSPDMDETAHGASQLTSPPSQTDSLLALFDPLSSNEGVSAVVRPKVHYARPSHPPPDPPILEGAVGGSEARLPNFGCHALIPTDLEAFKQRHSYPERLVRSRSSDIVSSARRPMSDPGWNRRAGNEERELPMASSSTGAAVLVATSQSSSSSPSKDSSRGEIEERKDSDDEKSDRNKPWWRKRFVSAMPKAPIPFRKKEKQEKDKDDTVPDRYAMLQDDPSPRLSAQAQAAEDILDKYRNAIKRTSPSEGAIVNYDSAEAIGDGESMHDSPRDEALQNMSADDLPDSASQVAQPQGSAFSYRDAKKKLRLALCSADSVALPMLTHSTRNGLPDHTDPEDNEIVCFLKVQLAEAINLQDKNLMAQLQETMRCVSRFDNRTCRKLLASIAEDYRKRAPYIAYLTRCRQGLQTTQAHLERLLQRVLRDKEVANRYFTTVCVRLLLESKEKKIREFIQDFQKLTAADDKTAQVEDFLQFLYGAMAQDAIWQNASEEQLQDAQLAIERSVMNRIFKLAFYPNQDGDILRDQVLHEHIQRLSKVVTANHKALQIPEVYLREAPWPSAQSEIRTISAYKTPRDKVQCILRMCSTIMNLLSLANEDSVPGADDFVPVLVFVLIKANPPCLLSTVQYISSFYANCLSGEESYWWMQFTAAVEFIKTIDDRK; this comes from the exons ATGGTGAAGCTGGACATCCACACGCTGGCCCATCACCTGAAGCAGGAGCGGCTGTACGTGACCTCGGAGAAGCAGCTGATCCAGCGGCTCAACGCTGACGTGCTGAAGACAGCGGAGCGGCTGTACCGCACGGCCTGGATCTCCAAACAGCAGCGCATCAACCTCGACAGGCTCATCATCACCAG tgcTGAAGCTTCTCCTGCTGAATGTTGCCAGCACGCAAAAATCTTGGAGGACACGCAGTTTGTGGATGGATACAAGCAGCTGGGATTTCAGGAGACTGCTTACGGAGAATTCCTGAACAGACTGAGAGAGAACCCCAGGCTTATCGCATCCTGCCTGGTTGCCGGAGAGAAGCTCAACCAGGACAACACCCAGAGCGTCATTCACACAGTCTTCACCTCCATTTATGGCAACTGCATCATGCAGGAGGATGAGAGTTACCTCCTGCAGGTGCTCCGGTACCTGATTGAGTTTGAGCTGAAAGAGAGCGACAACCCCAGGCGGCTGCTGAGACGAGGCACCTGTGCCTTCAGCATCTTGTTCAAGCTTTTCTCTGAAGGACTCTTCTCTGCAAAACTTTTTCTTACTGCAACCTTACATGAGCCAATCATGCAACTTCTGGTTGAAGATGAAGACCACCTGGAAACTGATGCAAACAAGTTAATTGAGAGattctccccagcacagcaggaaaagttaTTTGGAGAGAAAGGCACAGAGAAGTTCAAGCAGAGAGTCCAAGAGATGGTTGACTCCAACGAGGCCAAGCTGGTGACCTTGGTCAACAAATTCATTGGCTATCTCAAACAAAACACGTACTGTTTTCCTCACAGCCTGAGGTGGATTGTGTCGCAGATGTACAAAACACTGTCGTGTGTGGACAGGCTGGAGGTTGGGGAGGTCAGAGCCATGTGCACAGATCTCCTTCTGGCCTGTTTCATCTGCCCTGCCATTGTCAACCCAGAGCAGTATGGCATCATTTCTGATGCTCCTATAAATGAGGTGGCAAGATTTAATCTGATGCAG gttGGGAgacttctgcagcagctggcaaTGACAGGCTCTGAGGAGGGAGATCCACGTACGAAGAGCAACCTTGCTAAATTTGACAAA AGCTGTGTTGCTGCTTTCCTGGACGTGGTGATCGACGGGCGCGCGGTCGAGACTCCGCCGATGTCGGCTGTGAACCTGCTGGAGGGGCTGAGCCGCACTGTGGTGTACATGACCTACAGCCAGCTCACTGCCCTG GTTGGCTTCATGCGGAACGTGATGTCAAGCGATCAACTTAAGGAAGATCGGATGGCTTTGGAGAACTTGCTGGCAAATCTACCCCAGAACAAacaagggaaaagcagcagccttgAAATGACTCCATATAACACCCCCCAGCTTTCTCCTGCAACTACTCcagctaacaaaaaaaatcGACTGCCCATAG ccACTCGAAGCAGAAGTAGATCAAACATGGTAATGGACCAGCACGGAGATCATGAAGGCTCCTCCCAGGAGACTATTCCAGAAGTTCAGCCAGAAGAAGTGCTGGTGATTTCTTTGGGGACAGGGCCACAGATTACTCCAGGAATGATGTCAGAAAACGAG GTGTTAAATATGCAGCTTGCAGATGGCGGGCAAGGAGATGTCCCCATTGACGAGAACAAACTCCATG GTCCTTCCAATCGGTCCAACTCTGTGTCCTCTCTGGATCTGGAGGGGGAGTCTGTGTCGGAGCTGGGCGCGGGCCCCTCCGGCAGCAACGGCGTtgaggctctgcagctgctggagcacgAGCAAG cCACAACTCAGGATAACCTGGATGACAAGCTCCGTAAGTTTGAAATCCGTGACATGATGGGTTTGACTGATGACAGAGATATTTCAGAAACTGTGAGTGAAACCTGGAGCACAGATGTCTTGGGAAGTGACTTTGACCCCAACATCGACGAGGACCGGCTGCAGGAAATCGCAG gtgcagctgcagagaacaTGCTAGGCAGCTTGCTGTGTTTGCCAGGTTCAGGATCCGTGTTGCTTGATCCCTGCACAGGTTCAACCATATCAGAAACCACAAGTGAGGCGTGGAGTGTGGAAGTATTACCAAGTGATTCAG AGGCTCCAGATTTAAAACAGGAGGAAAGACTTCAAGAactggagagctgctctgggctgggaagcACATCTGATGACACAGATGTGAGGGAGGTCAGCTCCCGGCCCAGCACCCCCGGCCTGAGCGTGGTGTCAG GTATTAGTGCAACATCTGAAGACATTCCTAACAAGATTGAGGATCTCAGGTCTGAATGTAGCTCTGATTTCGGGGGAAAAGATTCTGTAACAAGTCCTGACATGGATGAAACAGCTCATG GAGCCAGTCAGTTGACATCTCCTCCTTCTCAGACAGATTCTTTGCTTGCATTGTTTGACCCTCTGTCTTCAAATGAGG GTGTGTCAGCTGTAGTAAGGCCTAAAGTGCACTATGCAAGACCCTCTCACCCACCCCCAGACCCCCCCATCCTGGAAGGAGCCGTGGGAGGCAGCGAGGCCCGGTTGCCAAACTTTGGGTGTCACGCTTTGATTCCAACGGACCTGGAAGCGTTCAAGCAGAGACATTCGTACCCGGAGAGGCTGGTCCGCAGCAGGAGCTCAGACATAGTGTCCTCAGCCCGGAGGCCTATGAGTGATCCTGGGTGGAACAGACGTGCTGGGAACGAGGAGAGGGAGCTGCCCAtggcctccagcagcactggggcagcGGTGCTGGTGGCCACCTCTCAGTCATCTTCTTCATCTCCCAGCAAGGACTCCTCCAGGGGAGAG ATTGAGGAACGGAAAGACAGTGATGATGAGAAGTCTGACAGGAACAAGCCCTGGTGGAGGAAACGTTTTGTGTCTGCCATGCCCAAAG CTCCTATTCCatttaggaagaaagaaaaacaagaaaaagacaaagatgaCACAGTTCCTGACAGATACGCAATGCTTCAAG ATGATCCCAGCCCAAGGCTCAGTGCACAGGCACAAGCTGCTGAGGACATTCTGGACAAATACAGGAATGCAATCAAGAGAACAAGTCCCAGCGAAGGAGCCATAGTGAACTATGACAGTGCAG AGGCCATTGGGGATGGTGAGAGCATGCACGACTCCCCACGGGATGAGGCTTTGCAGAACATGTCTGCAGATGACCTCCCAGACTCTGCAAGTCAAGTAGCACAGCCACAAGGTTCTGCTTTCTCCTACAG ggatgcaaagaagaaactgaGATTGGCTCTCTGTTCAGCAGATTCTGTTGCCCTCCCAATGCTGACACATTCAACAAGGAATGGTCTTCCAGACCACACAGACCCTGAAG ATAATGAAATTGTGTGCTTCTTGAAAGTTCAGCTGGCTGAAGCCATCAACCTGCAGGACAAGAACCTgatggcacagctgcaggagacGATGCGCTGCGTGAGCCGCTTCGACAACCGCACCTGCCGCAAGCTGCTGGCCTCCATTGCAGAGGACTACAG GAAAAGAGCTCCATATATCGCTTATTTAACTCGCTGTCGCCAAGGCCTGCAGACAACACAGGCGCACCTGGAGAGGCTCTTACAGAGAGTTCTGCGAGATAAAGAAGTGGCCAACAGATACTTCACTACAGTCTGTGTGAGGTTACTGCTGgagagcaaggaaaagaaaataagggagTTCATTCAAG ATTTCCAGAAACTCACAGCAGCAGATGATAAAACAGCCCAAGTAGAGGATTTTCTCCAGTTCCTGTATGGGGCTATGGCTCAGGATGCCATATGGCAGAATGccagtgaggagcagctccaggatgcACAATTAGCCATAGAGCGCAGTGTGATGAATCGCATTTTCAAACTCGCCTTCTACCCTAATCAGGATGGAGATATTTTGCGTGACCA ggTCCTTCACGAGCACATACAGAGGTTATCCAAAGTAGTAACTGCAAACCACAAGGCACTTCAGATACCTGAG gtgTATCTCCGGGAGGCACCGTGGCCATCGGCACAGTCCGAAATCCGCACAATAAGCGCTTACAAAACGCCCCGGGACAAGGTGCAGTGTATCCTGAGGATGTGCTCCACCATCATGAACCTGCTCAGTCTGGCCAACGAGGACTCTGTTCCTGGGGCAGATGATTTTGTTCCTGTTCTGGTCTTTGTCCTCATAAAG GCAAACCCCCCTTGCCTGCTGTCCACTGTGCAGTACATCAGCAGTTTCTATGCCAACTGCTTGTCGGGAGAGGAGTCGTACTGGTGGATGCAGTTCACGGCAGCCGTGGAGTTCATCAAAACCATCGATGATCGCAAGTAG
- the GAPVD1 gene encoding GTPase-activating protein and VPS9 domain-containing protein 1 isoform X6, which produces MVKLDIHTLAHHLKQERLYVTSEKQLIQRLNADVLKTAERLYRTAWISKQQRINLDRLIITSAEASPAECCQHAKILEDTQFVDGYKQLGFQETAYGEFLNRLRENPRLIASCLVAGEKLNQDNTQSVIHTVFTSIYGNCIMQEDESYLLQVLRYLIEFELKESDNPRRLLRRGTCAFSILFKLFSEGLFSAKLFLTATLHEPIMQLLVEDEDHLETDANKLIERFSPAQQEKLFGEKGTEKFKQRVQEMVDSNEAKLVTLVNKFIGYLKQNTYCFPHSLRWIVSQMYKTLSCVDRLEVGEVRAMCTDLLLACFICPAIVNPEQYGIISDAPINEVARFNLMQVGRLLQQLAMTGSEEGDPRTKSNLAKFDKSCVAAFLDVVIDGRAVETPPMSAVNLLEGLSRTVVYMTYSQLTALVGFMRNVMSSDQLKEDRMALENLLANLPQNKQGKSSSLEMTPYNTPQLSPATTPANKKNRLPIGVKYAACRWRARRCPH; this is translated from the exons ATGGTGAAGCTGGACATCCACACGCTGGCCCATCACCTGAAGCAGGAGCGGCTGTACGTGACCTCGGAGAAGCAGCTGATCCAGCGGCTCAACGCTGACGTGCTGAAGACAGCGGAGCGGCTGTACCGCACGGCCTGGATCTCCAAACAGCAGCGCATCAACCTCGACAGGCTCATCATCACCAG tgcTGAAGCTTCTCCTGCTGAATGTTGCCAGCACGCAAAAATCTTGGAGGACACGCAGTTTGTGGATGGATACAAGCAGCTGGGATTTCAGGAGACTGCTTACGGAGAATTCCTGAACAGACTGAGAGAGAACCCCAGGCTTATCGCATCCTGCCTGGTTGCCGGAGAGAAGCTCAACCAGGACAACACCCAGAGCGTCATTCACACAGTCTTCACCTCCATTTATGGCAACTGCATCATGCAGGAGGATGAGAGTTACCTCCTGCAGGTGCTCCGGTACCTGATTGAGTTTGAGCTGAAAGAGAGCGACAACCCCAGGCGGCTGCTGAGACGAGGCACCTGTGCCTTCAGCATCTTGTTCAAGCTTTTCTCTGAAGGACTCTTCTCTGCAAAACTTTTTCTTACTGCAACCTTACATGAGCCAATCATGCAACTTCTGGTTGAAGATGAAGACCACCTGGAAACTGATGCAAACAAGTTAATTGAGAGattctccccagcacagcaggaaaagttaTTTGGAGAGAAAGGCACAGAGAAGTTCAAGCAGAGAGTCCAAGAGATGGTTGACTCCAACGAGGCCAAGCTGGTGACCTTGGTCAACAAATTCATTGGCTATCTCAAACAAAACACGTACTGTTTTCCTCACAGCCTGAGGTGGATTGTGTCGCAGATGTACAAAACACTGTCGTGTGTGGACAGGCTGGAGGTTGGGGAGGTCAGAGCCATGTGCACAGATCTCCTTCTGGCCTGTTTCATCTGCCCTGCCATTGTCAACCCAGAGCAGTATGGCATCATTTCTGATGCTCCTATAAATGAGGTGGCAAGATTTAATCTGATGCAG gttGGGAgacttctgcagcagctggcaaTGACAGGCTCTGAGGAGGGAGATCCACGTACGAAGAGCAACCTTGCTAAATTTGACAAA AGCTGTGTTGCTGCTTTCCTGGACGTGGTGATCGACGGGCGCGCGGTCGAGACTCCGCCGATGTCGGCTGTGAACCTGCTGGAGGGGCTGAGCCGCACTGTGGTGTACATGACCTACAGCCAGCTCACTGCCCTG GTTGGCTTCATGCGGAACGTGATGTCAAGCGATCAACTTAAGGAAGATCGGATGGCTTTGGAGAACTTGCTGGCAAATCTACCCCAGAACAAacaagggaaaagcagcagccttgAAATGACTCCATATAACACCCCCCAGCTTTCTCCTGCAACTACTCcagctaacaaaaaaaatcGACTGCCCATAG GTGTTAAATATGCAGCTTGCAGATGGCGGGCAAGGAGATGTCCCCATTGA